From Sulfuracidifex tepidarius, one genomic window encodes:
- the hisI gene encoding phosphoribosyl-AMP cyclohydrolase, translating into MNEEEAKALASKMNFRHEENTIIAVLQHFQTKDVLMVGNMNYEALFLTLTTGKAHFYSLSRRKLWLKGETSGNFQIVEGMKVDCDEDAVILLVRPLGPTCHTGNSSCFYRDHLDIRNG; encoded by the coding sequence ATGAACGAAGAGGAGGCTAAGGCTTTAGCTTCAAAGATGAACTTCAGACACGAGGAGAACACGATAATAGCTGTCCTTCAGCACTTTCAGACTAAGGACGTATTGATGGTAGGAAACATGAACTATGAAGCGCTTTTCCTTACCCTCACCACGGGAAAGGCACACTTCTATTCCCTATCCAGGAGGAAACTCTGGCTCAAGGGGGAGACCAGTGGTAACTTCCAGATAGTTGAAGGTATGAAGGTTGACTGCGACGAAGATGCCGTAATCCTGCTGGTCAGACCTTTAGGGCCTACATGCCACACGGGAAACAGTTCCTGTTTTTATAGAGACCATCTAGATATCCGCAACGGTTAA
- a CDS encoding MarC family protein, whose translation MNFELPLVLAVKLFAIMDPLSILPYLLSLHEEFNRNSQTKIPWNLLVKKISVAVTGLMVVFSVLGRPMLYYLGLSVASLEIGGGLILIYLGVDTLGGFQQLKFMSTRIEEAVVTPIATPLLVGPGAMSALVTLGVTNGIFNVIISSLIASALVFVVLSLGPLIVKVMGNTGTVAAGRFVAIIIAAFGVQLIINGVSQIKLI comes from the coding sequence ATGAACTTCGAACTACCGCTTGTGCTAGCCGTGAAATTGTTTGCAATAATGGATCCACTTTCCATTTTGCCTTATTTACTTTCTCTACATGAAGAGTTCAACAGGAACTCACAGACGAAAATACCTTGGAACCTCCTGGTGAAGAAAATAAGCGTAGCTGTGACTGGGTTAATGGTAGTGTTCTCCGTTCTTGGCAGGCCCATGCTATATTACTTGGGATTATCGGTAGCATCACTTGAGATAGGAGGAGGTCTCATTTTGATCTATCTAGGCGTAGATACGCTTGGAGGATTCCAGCAATTGAAATTCATGTCAACGAGAATAGAAGAGGCCGTAGTAACACCTATAGCAACCCCACTCCTTGTAGGCCCAGGGGCAATGAGTGCCCTTGTGACTTTAGGTGTAACTAACGGGATTTTCAATGTGATAATAAGCAGTTTAATTGCATCTGCGCTCGTGTTCGTAGTCCTCTCTCTAGGTCCTCTAATAGTGAAGGTAATGGGCAACACTGGGACTGTAGCTGCTGGAAGATTCGTTGCAATAATCATTGCAGCTTTTGGCGTTCAGCTAATAATAAACGGGGTATCTCAGATAAAGTTGATATGA
- the hisBd gene encoding imidazoleglycerol-phosphate dehydratase, with the protein MSRSVHKERETKETRISVYLDLDVKGDVQVTTPVPFFNHMLYSMLFYMNSSAKIDAEDKQSFDDHHVVEDVAIVLGDSIAEILGDRKGIRRFSSVILPMDETLVLVSLDISGRGASYVRLKLRRDSVGGLSMENVPHFLDTLSKHAGFTLHVEQMRGKNSHHIVEAVFKGLGMSIYEATRVVSNEVRSTKGSL; encoded by the coding sequence ATGTCTAGATCTGTTCATAAGGAAAGGGAGACCAAGGAGACTCGCATATCAGTTTACCTGGATCTAGACGTGAAGGGTGATGTTCAGGTGACCACACCAGTTCCTTTTTTCAATCATATGCTATATTCCATGCTGTTTTATATGAACTCTAGCGCCAAAATAGACGCTGAGGATAAACAAAGCTTTGACGATCACCACGTGGTAGAGGACGTAGCTATAGTTCTCGGTGATTCAATTGCAGAGATACTCGGAGACAGGAAAGGGATAAGGAGGTTTTCCAGTGTTATACTCCCCATGGACGAAACTTTAGTTCTGGTATCTCTTGATATTTCGGGTAGGGGGGCTTCGTATGTTAGGCTCAAGTTGAGAAGGGATTCCGTTGGAGGACTTTCGATGGAGAACGTCCCGCATTTTCTAGACACACTTTCGAAGCACGCAGGCTTTACCTTGCACGTAGAGCAAATGAGAGGGAAGAACTCCCATCATATAGTAGAGGCAGTGTTCAAGGGGTTAGGTATGTCAATTTATGAAGCTACTAGAGTTGTCTCAAACGAGGTTAGGAGCACTAAGGGGTCTTTATGA
- the pyrD gene encoding dihydroorotate dehydrogenase PyrD: MIRIANVEMNDFLTVASGIVPDVPEYISKVCNEIKPASLTLKTLTLNGVEPHRPPTVLKFHDSCYMNAIGLGNPGVRSLENIGKPCQLIVSIGGSSIDEIVKVAEIAKQYGTIIEVNLSSPNRKGFGESMARYTKEVAGAVKDIINDKPVFIKLGPWDETLQLAGKALEGGADGLTLINTLKGMKIDLNSFSPYLSYTTGGISGKCIHPLAVRIIHDVYREYEPEIIGIGGVFDWEDALELASVGAKIIGVGTAILDEGLSVLTEIRKGVNDFLSEKGLRFPDVIGRAVKK; this comes from the coding sequence TTGATAAGAATAGCCAACGTTGAAATGAACGATTTCCTCACCGTAGCCTCCGGGATAGTGCCTGACGTCCCTGAGTACATATCTAAGGTATGCAATGAAATCAAACCGGCATCTCTTACGTTGAAGACGCTAACCCTGAACGGCGTTGAACCTCATAGACCTCCCACTGTCCTGAAATTCCACGACAGCTGTTACATGAACGCCATAGGGTTGGGTAACCCAGGAGTTAGATCACTTGAGAACATTGGTAAGCCATGTCAGCTCATAGTCAGTATAGGAGGTTCATCAATAGATGAAATAGTCAAGGTAGCGGAAATTGCAAAGCAGTATGGAACGATAATAGAGGTGAACCTCAGCAGCCCTAACAGGAAGGGGTTCGGGGAGTCCATGGCAAGGTACACAAAGGAGGTAGCGGGAGCTGTAAAAGACATTATCAACGACAAGCCCGTCTTCATAAAGCTTGGACCGTGGGACGAAACGCTGCAACTAGCGGGTAAGGCTTTGGAGGGAGGAGCCGATGGTTTAACCCTGATAAATACCTTGAAGGGTATGAAAATAGACTTGAATTCGTTCTCTCCGTATTTATCTTATACCACCGGAGGAATCTCAGGCAAGTGTATACATCCCCTAGCAGTTAGGATAATTCATGACGTCTATAGAGAGTACGAACCTGAAATAATAGGCATTGGAGGAGTTTTCGACTGGGAAGACGCTCTGGAATTAGCTTCGGTTGGAGCTAAAATCATAGGTGTCGGAACCGCAATTCTGGACGAAGGTCTCTCAGTGTTGACAGAGATCAGAAAAGGAGTTAATGATTTCCTTTCAGAAAAGGGTTTAAGATTCCCTGATGTAATAGGAAGAGCAGTGAAAAAATGA
- a CDS encoding B12-binding domain-containing radical SAM protein: MEHFDFILTTDRCLMTNHHGKEFLGFLGTGPSVGVPEFAWKYIACPKMKVDELGRPWQAPYGMRKVEAKLIDEGFSAAIIDPDHLNKHLSYAKALMFSHHDYFGYGPPSSTWWAITQKEPINRRSFLALMNKPEIKEAKSKGMKILVGGPSTWQWLWTPEAIESLGVDSFVDGEGEKIVVKLAQKILDGEPLPKYAYVSGEDVPDVDDIPEIKGASVNGMIEVMRGCARSCRFCSVTLRPTRYYSLEKIEKELQVNVKNGVKHGVIHSDDILFYGATGIFPRPEPLIRLHKLVKKYYKIIAWSHASLAAIKYSEEKYGLITKLGEIIYDDNQDYIGVEVGIETGSTRLAKEIMPAKSAPFKPEEYPEIVQEAFSIMHEKHIVPAGTMIVGLPEEKEEDVIRTVELVDSLRQYRSILVPMFFVPMGMFKNKNWFRDWREQAKLSPAHIELYKKVFWHDIYWAQDILNSFYLKGPLYAPVRAGLKIFLASSKRKMKQVEKWIETNMKQ, encoded by the coding sequence ATGGAGCATTTCGACTTCATCCTTACAACGGACAGATGTTTGATGACAAACCACCATGGGAAGGAATTCCTAGGTTTTTTAGGTACTGGACCCTCAGTTGGAGTCCCGGAATTCGCTTGGAAATACATCGCCTGCCCTAAGATGAAGGTTGATGAACTCGGAAGACCTTGGCAGGCACCTTACGGAATGAGGAAAGTCGAAGCTAAGCTAATAGATGAAGGGTTCAGTGCTGCTATAATTGATCCAGATCACTTGAACAAACACTTGAGTTACGCTAAAGCGTTAATGTTTTCACACCATGATTACTTCGGATATGGCCCGCCATCGTCCACATGGTGGGCAATAACTCAGAAGGAACCAATCAATAGGAGAAGTTTCTTAGCCTTAATGAATAAGCCTGAGATAAAGGAGGCTAAATCCAAAGGAATGAAGATCTTAGTCGGAGGACCTTCTACGTGGCAATGGCTATGGACGCCCGAGGCTATTGAAAGCTTGGGAGTCGACTCTTTTGTTGACGGTGAGGGAGAGAAGATAGTAGTGAAGCTAGCCCAAAAGATCTTAGACGGTGAACCTTTACCGAAATATGCATACGTAAGCGGGGAAGACGTACCTGATGTGGATGACATACCGGAGATCAAAGGAGCAAGCGTAAACGGAATGATAGAAGTAATGAGAGGATGCGCTAGGTCTTGCAGGTTCTGTTCTGTCACTCTGAGACCGACACGATATTACTCGCTGGAGAAAATAGAGAAGGAACTTCAAGTCAACGTCAAGAACGGAGTTAAACACGGAGTCATACATAGCGATGATATCCTATTCTATGGAGCTACCGGAATATTCCCCAGACCAGAGCCTTTAATAAGGTTACATAAGTTAGTGAAAAAATACTACAAGATTATAGCCTGGAGCCATGCCAGTCTAGCTGCAATAAAGTACTCTGAGGAAAAGTACGGTCTAATAACAAAACTGGGAGAGATAATTTACGACGACAACCAGGACTATATAGGAGTCGAAGTAGGAATAGAGACTGGATCAACAAGGCTTGCAAAAGAGATAATGCCAGCTAAGTCGGCTCCTTTCAAACCTGAGGAGTATCCCGAGATAGTCCAGGAAGCGTTCAGCATAATGCACGAGAAACATATAGTCCCAGCAGGAACTATGATAGTAGGCCTTCCAGAGGAGAAGGAGGAAGACGTAATTAGAACGGTAGAGCTTGTGGACAGCTTGAGACAGTACAGAAGCATCCTAGTTCCAATGTTCTTCGTACCAATGGGAATGTTCAAGAACAAGAACTGGTTCCGTGATTGGAGAGAGCAAGCCAAGCTTTCCCCTGCGCACATAGAGCTCTATAAGAAAGTTTTCTGGCACGATATCTACTGGGCGCAAGACATACTTAATTCGTTCTACTTGAAAGGACCATTATACGCTCCAGTTAGAGCAGGTCTAAAGATCTTCCTGGCCTCGTCAAAGAGAAAGATGAAGCAAGTAGAGAAGTGGATAGAAACTAACATGAAGCAATAA
- a CDS encoding DNA-directed RNA polymerase subunit M: MKFCPKCGGVMMPIKKDGKEILKCNKCGFEKEVSDKEKKEYSVKANSEKKNVKTTSLVSESSSRNLSDDLEQEREEYYKEVGLELLREEFEEGEEDEGGE, translated from the coding sequence ATGAAATTCTGTCCCAAATGTGGCGGAGTGATGATGCCAATAAAGAAGGATGGGAAAGAAATATTGAAGTGTAACAAATGCGGATTTGAGAAGGAAGTCAGCGACAAGGAAAAGAAGGAATACAGCGTCAAGGCCAATTCTGAGAAGAAAAACGTTAAAACAACGTCGCTAGTGAGCGAAAGTAGTTCTAGAAATCTTAGCGATGACCTAGAGCAGGAAAGAGAAGAGTATTACAAGGAAGTAGGACTAGAACTTTTAAGGGAAGAATTCGAAGAAGGAGAAGAAGACGAAGGAGGAGAATAG
- the serS gene encoding serine--tRNA ligase, whose protein sequence is MSWSILELLRNNPDELKENLKRRYIDVSIVDRAVELDKKWRQILQEVEKLRHEHNVISSQIPKAKPEERKAKIDEAKKLLSVLEGKEKELNEVAEQRDSLLSSLPNLIQGDVPEGPDDTYSKPVKFWGKFRVYKEDVNGFLEKVKGVEYEVLDWKPKGHAEMLENVLKLGDTMTASRVAGSRFYYLFDDLVWLDMALLMYAIDFMTSRGYTLVLPPYMLKGEVIYSIIDMDTFKDAIYKLENDDLYLISTAEHPLGALHFRDEIRKEDLPIKLIGVSPAFRREAGAANKDMKGIFRVHQFHKVEQFIFAAPEQSHQLHLELLSNAEQILQGLEIPYRVINIASGDLGACATKKYDIEAWMPAQGTFREMVSCSNCTDWQSFRMKIRYVEKNNRGYVHTLNSTAIASTRTITAILENNQLEDGRVKIPKVLRKYLDVFTMAPKEFIEPRKKVI, encoded by the coding sequence GTGTCTTGGAGCATTCTAGAGCTCTTGAGGAATAATCCTGATGAGCTAAAGGAGAACCTGAAGCGAAGATATATAGATGTCTCGATAGTTGACAGAGCGGTAGAGCTTGACAAGAAATGGAGGCAGATATTGCAGGAAGTCGAGAAATTACGTCATGAGCATAACGTGATCAGTTCTCAGATTCCTAAGGCCAAACCTGAGGAAAGGAAAGCCAAGATAGATGAAGCCAAGAAACTTCTGTCTGTTCTAGAAGGTAAGGAAAAGGAACTGAACGAAGTGGCAGAACAACGCGACTCCCTTTTATCCAGTCTGCCTAATCTGATTCAAGGGGATGTCCCTGAAGGACCGGACGATACTTACAGTAAGCCAGTGAAGTTCTGGGGGAAGTTCAGAGTTTACAAGGAAGACGTCAACGGTTTCTTGGAGAAGGTCAAGGGAGTTGAATATGAAGTACTGGACTGGAAACCTAAAGGGCACGCGGAGATGCTAGAGAACGTCTTAAAGCTGGGAGATACAATGACAGCGTCAAGAGTAGCAGGGTCCAGATTCTATTACTTGTTCGACGATCTTGTGTGGTTAGACATGGCCCTTCTCATGTATGCGATAGACTTCATGACTTCCAGGGGATATACCTTGGTTCTTCCGCCCTACATGTTGAAAGGTGAAGTAATTTACTCCATAATAGATATGGATACGTTCAAGGACGCAATATACAAGCTCGAGAACGATGACCTTTACCTGATTTCCACAGCTGAGCACCCTCTGGGGGCCCTGCACTTCAGGGACGAAATAAGGAAGGAAGACCTACCGATAAAGCTCATCGGTGTCAGCCCCGCCTTCAGAAGGGAAGCCGGTGCAGCAAACAAGGATATGAAAGGTATATTCAGGGTTCACCAATTCCACAAAGTAGAGCAGTTTATCTTTGCGGCTCCGGAACAGTCCCATCAGTTACATCTGGAATTGCTTTCCAATGCGGAACAGATACTACAGGGGCTAGAGATACCTTATAGGGTGATAAACATAGCTTCAGGTGATCTCGGAGCATGTGCTACTAAGAAGTACGATATAGAAGCATGGATGCCTGCCCAGGGTACTTTTAGGGAAATGGTGAGCTGTAGCAACTGCACTGACTGGCAATCGTTTAGAATGAAGATAAGATATGTCGAGAAAAACAATAGGGGGTACGTTCATACCTTAAATAGCACTGCCATAGCCAGTACAAGGACAATCACAGCGATCCTTGAGAACAATCAACTGGAAGACGGCAGAGTGAAGATCCCTAAGGTTCTCAGGAAATATTTGGATGTATTCACTATGGCTCCAAAGGAATTTATAGAACCACGGAAGAAGGTAATTTAA
- the hisA gene encoding 1-(5-phosphoribosyl)-5-((5-phosphoribosylamino)methylideneamino)imidazole-4-carboxamide isomerase, with protein MKVIPSIDISEGKAVKRIRGKSGSGIEVGDPFEVAEQIFSMGYDSVHVVDLDGAEGKGRNLSVIKRICEIGFSSIQVGGGIRDIESASSIIKAGASSIVMSTLPFQDENKFLEIKRNIGDEKILVSLDYNSEGNIMVRGWSTAVNVSLVEAIERSNRWNLRGVIFTYVENEGTKKGIDVNLGRYTHLVKGIKEYAGGISTMEDLKTLKGARIDYAIVGMAFYTNSLKGVIDV; from the coding sequence ATGAAGGTAATTCCCAGTATAGACATTAGCGAAGGCAAGGCTGTGAAAAGGATCAGAGGTAAGTCAGGTTCTGGAATTGAAGTAGGAGACCCGTTTGAGGTCGCAGAGCAGATTTTCAGCATGGGTTACGATTCAGTTCACGTTGTAGACCTTGACGGCGCTGAGGGGAAGGGTAGGAATCTCTCGGTCATTAAGAGAATATGTGAGATAGGATTCTCCTCAATTCAAGTGGGAGGAGGAATACGTGACATAGAGTCTGCCTCGTCCATTATAAAAGCAGGTGCGTCTTCGATAGTCATGTCGACTCTCCCGTTTCAAGACGAAAACAAATTTCTGGAGATCAAGAGGAACATAGGAGACGAGAAGATCCTCGTTTCACTGGACTACAACTCTGAAGGGAACATCATGGTCAGGGGGTGGTCGACAGCCGTAAACGTTTCCTTGGTCGAAGCAATAGAGAGGTCCAATCGATGGAACCTGAGGGGGGTAATTTTCACCTACGTGGAAAACGAAGGCACTAAGAAGGGGATCGACGTGAACTTAGGGAGATATACCCACCTAGTTAAGGGTATTAAGGAGTATGCAGGAGGTATTTCCACAATGGAAGATCTGAAAACCTTGAAGGGTGCAAGAATTGATTACGCAATAGTAGGCATGGCATTTTACACTAACTCTCTTAAGGGTGTAATAGATGTCTAG
- the hisH gene encoding imidazole glycerol phosphate synthase subunit HisH, which translates to MKALVLNYGVGNLFSISSALKRNGFEVKIGDLERGYDLIVMPGVGSFSAVSSFLSSRLDVLRDLKGSNAFLGVCLGFQVLFDYGTEGGQSKGIGWFKGKVDLLHVNEKLPHVGWERLHVKGCNDLLQEMDQGYVYYVHSYVAYPERDPDAFSNYGGTSFPAVMCEGNVVGTQFHPEKSDKTGRIFFDNLSRWLKR; encoded by the coding sequence ATGAAGGCTTTAGTCCTAAATTACGGGGTTGGAAACCTATTCAGTATATCTTCAGCGCTTAAACGGAACGGATTCGAGGTAAAAATAGGCGATCTGGAAAGAGGATACGACTTGATAGTGATGCCAGGAGTGGGTTCATTCTCCGCTGTCTCCTCGTTTCTTAGCTCTAGACTAGACGTCCTCCGAGACCTAAAGGGGAGCAATGCCTTTCTAGGTGTATGCCTGGGTTTCCAAGTCCTATTCGACTACGGAACTGAGGGAGGTCAATCTAAAGGTATCGGTTGGTTTAAAGGGAAGGTGGACCTTCTACACGTCAACGAGAAGTTACCTCACGTAGGCTGGGAGAGGCTACACGTGAAGGGATGCAACGATTTACTTCAGGAAATGGACCAGGGATATGTGTATTACGTCCACAGTTACGTAGCTTATCCTGAGAGGGATCCAGACGCTTTTTCCAATTACGGAGGGACGAGCTTTCCAGCTGTAATGTGCGAGGGAAACGTCGTTGGTACGCAGTTCCATCCAGAGAAAAGCGATAAAACAGGCAGGATATTTTTCGATAACTTGTCTAGGTGGTTGAAACGTTAA
- the hisE gene encoding phosphoribosyl-ATP diphosphatase translates to MNENEIDQLFATIKKRLKDMPEGSYTVELSRKGLGYVARKVGEEAVETVVASLYESNERLVSESCDLIYHLLVLLAVKGVELEDVYEELRRRRK, encoded by the coding sequence ATGAATGAAAACGAGATAGACCAACTCTTCGCTACTATAAAGAAGAGACTTAAGGATATGCCAGAAGGTAGTTACACTGTAGAGCTGTCTAGGAAAGGGTTAGGTTATGTAGCCAGGAAAGTAGGAGAGGAGGCAGTAGAGACAGTTGTGGCTTCACTTTATGAGAGTAACGAAAGACTGGTGAGCGAGTCTTGTGATCTCATATATCACCTCTTGGTATTACTTGCAGTTAAAGGGGTGGAACTAGAAGATGTATATGAGGAACTGAGGAGGAGAAGGAAATGA
- the hisD gene encoding histidinol dehydrogenase: protein MIHDKLPEVRPNSLEPFLDKVKEIINDVVRDGDQGLIDLTAKFDNVRLSSVKASDEEIKESSESLPEEVKSSIDMIWDQLKNFHESAKPPNFGGGRNGISFGIMWKPIDRVGIYVPGGLKSYPSTLMMAGIPAKVAGVKEVHVSTPTKGKLDPAIAYVGRKLGVKAFYKIGGAQAIAAMAYGTSSVAKVDKIVGPGNVFVQAAKFLVSNMVGIDGIEGPTELVVLADDSADPSLIAKDLVAQGEHGPLSFLVLISWSEALLNKVREALISLGQDKSKENFYLVLVRSPNEGIDQVNQIGPEHLSLYVSKPREILSSVRNVGAVSLGRTPPAIIDYAAGPNHILPTNGWAKFRGGVTVYDFLKPVMYAEADSPSTELIKASITLANYEGFRVHGESIGDRYE from the coding sequence TTGATACATGATAAATTGCCTGAAGTAAGGCCGAACAGTTTAGAACCTTTCCTTGATAAGGTCAAGGAAATAATAAACGACGTAGTAAGAGACGGAGACCAAGGCCTGATAGACTTAACCGCAAAATTTGACAACGTGAGGCTTTCTTCTGTGAAAGCCTCTGACGAGGAAATCAAGGAGTCCTCTGAGTCTCTTCCTGAGGAAGTTAAGAGTTCCATTGACATGATATGGGATCAGTTAAAGAACTTCCACGAATCTGCAAAGCCACCTAACTTCGGTGGAGGAAGAAACGGAATTTCGTTCGGAATAATGTGGAAGCCTATAGACAGGGTAGGGATTTACGTCCCTGGCGGTCTGAAATCTTATCCATCAACGTTAATGATGGCTGGGATTCCAGCTAAAGTTGCGGGAGTGAAGGAGGTTCATGTATCAACACCGACTAAGGGTAAGTTAGATCCAGCGATAGCCTATGTAGGTAGGAAGCTAGGAGTTAAAGCATTCTATAAGATAGGAGGGGCACAAGCGATAGCTGCGATGGCGTATGGGACGTCCAGTGTGGCGAAAGTTGACAAGATTGTGGGCCCTGGTAACGTATTCGTTCAGGCAGCGAAGTTCCTGGTGAGCAACATGGTAGGAATAGACGGGATTGAAGGACCTACTGAATTAGTCGTCTTAGCTGACGATAGCGCTGATCCTTCCTTGATAGCTAAGGACCTAGTTGCCCAAGGTGAGCATGGTCCTTTGAGCTTTCTGGTGCTGATTTCGTGGAGCGAGGCTTTACTGAATAAAGTGAGGGAGGCTCTCATTTCACTCGGGCAAGATAAATCCAAGGAGAACTTCTACCTCGTGTTAGTACGCAGTCCAAACGAAGGAATAGATCAGGTTAACCAGATTGGGCCTGAACATTTGTCTTTGTATGTATCCAAGCCCAGGGAAATTCTTTCCTCCGTAAGGAACGTAGGTGCAGTAAGTTTAGGTAGGACGCCCCCAGCTATAATAGACTACGCTGCTGGTCCTAATCACATCTTGCCAACTAACGGCTGGGCAAAGTTCAGGGGAGGTGTAACTGTATATGACTTCCTCAAGCCAGTGATGTATGCAGAAGCAGACTCTCCATCTACGGAATTAATAAAGGCGTCAATCACTCTCGCCAATTATGAGGGTTTCCGCGTTCATGGGGAGAGCATAGGCGATAGATATGAATGA
- a CDS encoding metal-sulfur cluster assembly factor yields MSQQQKIDKEEWKKKIMEGLTQVYDPEIPVDIVSLGLVYELKIGDDGSVYIKIGLTAPGCPVIDDLVYTIEQVIKESVPATSVDIDVDLDTQWTPMRMSPEGREKFKKLYGYDIVEMWVQTYGLPEQKEEQKA; encoded by the coding sequence ATGTCTCAACAACAGAAGATCGATAAGGAAGAGTGGAAAAAGAAGATAATGGAAGGGTTAACTCAAGTTTATGACCCAGAGATCCCCGTTGACATAGTAAGTCTAGGACTTGTCTACGAGTTGAAAATAGGAGACGATGGGTCAGTTTACATAAAGATTGGCTTGACTGCCCCAGGTTGTCCCGTAATAGACGATCTGGTTTACACAATAGAGCAAGTGATAAAGGAAAGCGTTCCTGCAACCTCAGTAGACATAGACGTTGATCTGGATACTCAATGGACTCCCATGAGGATGAGCCCAGAGGGTAGAGAGAAGTTCAAGAAGCTTTACGGCTACGATATAGTAGAAATGTGGGTACAAACATACGGTTTACCTGAACAGAAAGAGGAACAGAAGGCATAA
- a CDS encoding Lrp/AsnC family transcriptional regulator, protein MAENKNRIDLDTVDKRLLIELLRDARASLRRLAEEMNISPATLHNRMTRLVQEGIVKGFAALLDYSKLGFILTGIIMAKVDGKHLVEFEREIANADNVVAVYDVVGEYDVIIIAKFRDVEELDDFLKQLLKNSRIERTHTSVVLNIVKEDPRIRIF, encoded by the coding sequence ATGGCAGAAAATAAAAACAGAATAGATCTGGACACAGTGGATAAAAGATTGTTAATAGAACTCCTAAGAGACGCGAGGGCTAGCCTCAGGAGATTAGCTGAGGAAATGAACATATCCCCCGCCACTTTGCACAACAGAATGACCAGATTAGTCCAAGAAGGAATCGTGAAGGGGTTTGCAGCGTTGCTTGATTACTCCAAGTTAGGCTTCATATTGACTGGGATAATCATGGCTAAGGTAGACGGCAAGCATCTAGTAGAGTTTGAAAGAGAGATAGCCAACGCAGACAACGTGGTAGCAGTTTACGATGTAGTTGGAGAGTACGACGTTATAATTATAGCTAAGTTCAGAGATGTGGAGGAGTTAGACGACTTCCTTAAACAGCTTTTGAAGAACTCTAGGATAGAAAGAACGCACACGAGCGTAGTCTTAAACATAGTCAAGGAAGACCCTAGGATAAGGATTTTCTAG
- the hisF gene encoding imidazole glycerol phosphate synthase subunit HisF, which yields MKRIIACLDVKNGRVVKGVNFLNLRDKGDPVELASKYEEEGADEIVFLDISATIEERKTLFNVVKDTASVLSIPLTVGGGIRSYEDFRHALSSGADKVSINTAAIENPALITRASQDFGAQAVVVAIDAKRVGNSWRVFTKSGSYDTKLDAISWATEVVDLGAGEILLTSIDRDGTRKGYDIELTREISSRVRIPVIASGGAGKPEHFLDVFNSGLADAALAAGIFHDGTVKIEELKIYLKEKGVEVRL from the coding sequence ATGAAAAGGATAATAGCATGTCTTGACGTAAAGAACGGAAGAGTAGTTAAGGGTGTGAACTTCCTTAACTTAAGAGATAAAGGAGACCCGGTGGAGCTGGCATCTAAATACGAAGAAGAGGGGGCTGATGAGATAGTGTTCCTAGATATATCAGCTACGATTGAAGAGAGGAAGACGCTTTTCAACGTCGTGAAGGATACTGCAAGCGTTTTATCAATACCTCTCACAGTTGGAGGAGGAATACGTTCATATGAGGATTTCAGACATGCGTTGTCATCAGGAGCTGACAAGGTGAGCATAAATACTGCAGCAATAGAAAACCCAGCTCTTATCACTAGAGCGTCTCAGGACTTCGGAGCTCAGGCAGTAGTAGTGGCTATAGACGCTAAGAGAGTAGGGAACAGTTGGAGAGTGTTTACTAAGTCTGGATCATATGACACTAAACTGGACGCTATCAGTTGGGCAACGGAAGTTGTCGACCTTGGTGCGGGAGAAATTCTTCTCACCAGCATTGACAGAGACGGAACTAGAAAGGGGTATGATATAGAACTTACGAGGGAGATATCCTCGAGAGTGAGGATCCCTGTCATAGCAAGCGGGGGCGCAGGGAAACCAGAACATTTCCTTGATGTCTTCAACTCAGGTTTGGCAGACGCTGCATTAGCTGCGGGAATCTTCCATGACGGGACAGTGAAAATAGAGGAGCTTAAAATCTACCTGAAAGAGAAAGGTGTCGAGGTAAGACTTTGA